In Portunus trituberculatus isolate SZX2019 chromosome 28, ASM1759143v1, whole genome shotgun sequence, one genomic interval encodes:
- the LOC123509987 gene encoding uncharacterized protein LOC123509987 isoform X2 translates to MGLKRMGQDSTPFYMYFNISSSGENKQELEAVVLTKDNPTRLKVTASSDDLQRWRVKLGKSAEEYLGQLCEAVASEDDNVEVFEVQGDHLVWKQYFPDKGIYGKKGRFKMEKVEYKEAVEQVLAGVVEDLHKSSREVHRLTQETQENAIKLLKAQELASESIQIKEDFEREIYSKCAALINAKKLRIHQLRSTHPSSSAGRSGCLVRTGDEVATSSTPPVKRPRKQEADSDGYSSDTDVDDPDEEIDTDEEKATSLSPVKLSKDRGMAKQDQNEEKTKDSNIPDSQELFNNSIEAELFPSVTVVQQKANSSTSHTNLSIQSPPQLVRSNAAQPVPSSSSPATSKDDCDDETQMSILNTLF, encoded by the exons ATGGGGCTGAAGAGAATGGGGCAAGACAGCACTCCATTTTATATGTACTTCAATATTTCCTCAAGTGGTGAAAACAAGCAGGAATTGGAAGCAGTTGTCTTGACGAAGGATAATCCCACCAGGCTGAAg GTGACAGCAAGCAGCGACGACCTGCAGCGTTGGCGTGTCAAACTGGGCAAGTCAGCGGAGGAATACTTGGGGCAGCTGTGTGAGGCGGTGGCCAGCGAGGACGACAATGTTGAGGTGTTTGAGGTGCAGGGCGACCACCTTGTCTGGAAGCAGTACTTCCCTGACAAGGGCATCTACGGCAAGAAGGGAAGGTTTAAGATGGAAAAG GTGGAGTACAAGGAAGCAGTGGAGCAGGTGCTGGCTGGGGTGGTGGAAGACCTGCACAAGTCCTCTCGTGAAGTGCACAGACTCACACAAGAGACTCAGGAGAATGCCATCA AGCTGCTCAAGGCCCAAGAGTTGGCATCTGAGAGTATTCAAATCAAAGAGGATTTTGAGAGGGAGATCTATAGCAAGTGTGCTGCTCTCATCAACGCCAAGAAGCTGAGGATCCACCAGCTGCGCTCCACCCACCCCAGCAGCTCAG CAGGTAGAAGTGGCTGTCTTGTCCGCACTGGTGATGAGGTGGCAACCAGCAGTACACCACCAGTAAAGAGACCACGGAAACAGGAGGCAGACAGTGACGGATACAGCTCAGATACAGATGTGGATGATCCGGATGAGGAAATTGACACAGATGAGGAGAAAGCGACTAGCCTCTCTCCAGTCAAGCTCAGTAAAGATAGAGGGATGGCCAAGCAagatcaaaatgaagaaaagaccaaaGATTCCAACATTCCAGACTCACAGGAGCTTTTCAATAACAGTATAGAGGCAGAGCTGTTCCCGAGTGTCACAGTGGTGCAGCAAAAAGCCAACAGTTCAACATCACATACAAACCTGAGCATCCAGTCACCGCCACAGTTAGTTAGAAGCAATGCAGCCCAGCCAGTCCCCTCGTCATCTAGTCCTGCCACATCCAaagatgattgtgatgatgaaacTCAAATGTCTATACTTAACACattattttaa
- the LOC123509987 gene encoding uncharacterized protein LOC123509987 isoform X1: MGLKRMGQDSTPFYMYFNISSSGENKQELEAVVLTKDNPTRLKVTASSDDLQRWRVKLGKSAEEYLGQLCEAVASEDDNVEVFEVQGDHLVWKQYFPDKGIYGKKGRFKMEKVEYKEAVEQVLAGVVEDLHKSSREVHRLTQETQENAIKLLKAQELASESIQIKEDFEREIYSKCAALINAKKLRIHQLRSTHPSSSAAGRSGCLVRTGDEVATSSTPPVKRPRKQEADSDGYSSDTDVDDPDEEIDTDEEKATSLSPVKLSKDRGMAKQDQNEEKTKDSNIPDSQELFNNSIEAELFPSVTVVQQKANSSTSHTNLSIQSPPQLVRSNAAQPVPSSSSPATSKDDCDDETQMSILNTLF; the protein is encoded by the exons ATGGGGCTGAAGAGAATGGGGCAAGACAGCACTCCATTTTATATGTACTTCAATATTTCCTCAAGTGGTGAAAACAAGCAGGAATTGGAAGCAGTTGTCTTGACGAAGGATAATCCCACCAGGCTGAAg GTGACAGCAAGCAGCGACGACCTGCAGCGTTGGCGTGTCAAACTGGGCAAGTCAGCGGAGGAATACTTGGGGCAGCTGTGTGAGGCGGTGGCCAGCGAGGACGACAATGTTGAGGTGTTTGAGGTGCAGGGCGACCACCTTGTCTGGAAGCAGTACTTCCCTGACAAGGGCATCTACGGCAAGAAGGGAAGGTTTAAGATGGAAAAG GTGGAGTACAAGGAAGCAGTGGAGCAGGTGCTGGCTGGGGTGGTGGAAGACCTGCACAAGTCCTCTCGTGAAGTGCACAGACTCACACAAGAGACTCAGGAGAATGCCATCA AGCTGCTCAAGGCCCAAGAGTTGGCATCTGAGAGTATTCAAATCAAAGAGGATTTTGAGAGGGAGATCTATAGCAAGTGTGCTGCTCTCATCAACGCCAAGAAGCTGAGGATCCACCAGCTGCGCTCCACCCACCCCAGCAGCTCAG CAGCAGGTAGAAGTGGCTGTCTTGTCCGCACTGGTGATGAGGTGGCAACCAGCAGTACACCACCAGTAAAGAGACCACGGAAACAGGAGGCAGACAGTGACGGATACAGCTCAGATACAGATGTGGATGATCCGGATGAGGAAATTGACACAGATGAGGAGAAAGCGACTAGCCTCTCTCCAGTCAAGCTCAGTAAAGATAGAGGGATGGCCAAGCAagatcaaaatgaagaaaagaccaaaGATTCCAACATTCCAGACTCACAGGAGCTTTTCAATAACAGTATAGAGGCAGAGCTGTTCCCGAGTGTCACAGTGGTGCAGCAAAAAGCCAACAGTTCAACATCACATACAAACCTGAGCATCCAGTCACCGCCACAGTTAGTTAGAAGCAATGCAGCCCAGCCAGTCCCCTCGTCATCTAGTCCTGCCACATCCAaagatgattgtgatgatgaaacTCAAATGTCTATACTTAACACattattttaa
- the LOC123509989 gene encoding macrophage migration inhibitory factor homolog, translating to MPVIYPVCAHFIYFLIPGSIDDCLCTFPSVTVLLTATTMPMLEIATNVPKEKVTPDVLTTLSKMVAEMLGKSESYCMVRVVPDQLMTFGGTTEPCAVTLFCSLGKIGVEENKTYAAKLFPYLEKTLGIPTDRMYIKFKDLKTSEIGYKGTTFHEILGR from the exons ATGCCTGTCATTTATCCGGTATGCGcacattttatttactttttgataCCTGGAAGCATTGATGACTGCCTGTGCACATTCCCAAG TGTTACTGTTCTCCTTACAGCCACCACAATGCCTATGCTGGAGATTGCTACTAATGTGCCCAAGGAGAAAGTAACGCCAGATGTGCTCACCACACTCAGCAAGATGGTTGCTGAGATGCTCGGCAAGTCAGAGAGT TATTGCATGGTTCGCGTCGTCCCAGACCAGCTGATGACATTCGGCGGCACAACTGAGCCTTGTGCAGTGACCTTGTTCTGCTCCCTCGGCAAGATAGGAGTGGAAGAGAACAAGACTTATGCAGCTAAGCTCTTTCCCTACCTGGAGAAGACCCTCGGCATCCCCACTgacag AATGTATATCAAGTTCAAGGACTTGAAAACTTCAGAGATTGGATACAAAGGAACAACGTTCCATGAAATTCTAGGCCGCTAA
- the LOC123509988 gene encoding rhomboid-related protein 4-like, with the protein MFSNRRERRGGLGLLLLLERLMSVGNVGPVTLLTIAGQSLLYMGIINPPWQSYDVCLSGESILHFKSYRRLLLSAIEHSDDIHLYHNMVSFLFKGRTLERLFGSVKFFILLVVFTLATSLTYVGLAWAATEYFKSYSYMKKCAVGFSGVIFALKVLTTHYERSYYSQVMWFTVPSKYAVWAELLIIHILVPRASFIGHLAGILVGVAYVYGPLNGVVNAIYTTVAGPPRPSYTYAHGMTRGYTYR; encoded by the exons ATGTTTAGCAACCGCAGGGAACGCAGAGGTGGCCtgggtctgctgctgctgctggaacgCCTTATGTCTGTTGGCAATGTTGGCCCTGTCACTCTGCTCACTATTGCAGGCCAG AGCCTGCTGTACATGGGGATCATCAACCCCCCCTGGCAGAGTTATGACGTGTGCCTGAGTGGTGAGTCAATCCTGCACTTCAAGAGTTACAGGCGCCTGCTGCTGTCTGCCATAGAACACTCTGATGACATCCATCTCTACCACAACATGGTCTCCTTCTTGTTCAAAGGGAGGACATTGGAGAGACT gtttgGTTCGGTGAAATTCTTCATTCTCTTGGTGGTTTTCACGCTGGCAACGAGCTTGACGTATGTTGGACTGGCCTGGGCAGCCACTGAATATTTTAAATCTTATTCCTACATGAAGAAATGTGCTGTTGGGTTTTCAG GTGTCATCTTTGCCCTGAAGGTGCTGACCACACACTATGAGAGGAGTTACTACAGCCAGGTGATGTGGTTCACAGTGCCCTCCAAGTATGCAGTGTGGGCTGAGCTGCTTATCATTCACATCCTGGTCCCTCGTGCCTCTTTCATAGGACACTTAGCAG GAATACTCGTGGGTGTTGCATATGTGTATGGGCCCCTGAATGGTGTTGTTAATGCCATATACACCACAGTGGCTGGTCCCCCGAGGCCATCCTACACCTATGCCCATGGAATGACCAGAG GCTATACCTATCGATAA
- the LOC123509986 gene encoding glycoprotein-N-acetylgalactosamine 3-beta-galactosyltransferase 1-like isoform X2 yields MVVSRSFILTLGTGMFCGFLSFYLLNSTVTVHPRYIEGISPPQSIYSHPHTHEDLENAAGPEGNVAMHSHSEPHHAGEDLEAEQLKAKVRVLCWVMTNPKNHEKKARHIKATWARRCNKLVFISSVEDKELGTVAVNVGEGRNHLWEKTKAAFSYVYTNHYNDADWFLKADDDTYVIVENLRYMLSPYDASHPLWFGCRFKKYVKQGYMSGGKCMQNIGVQAGDSRDSMGRGRFFPFIPEHHLVPGHIGPKNWYWDWIYYPSKVGLECCSDTAISFHYVLPNKMYELEYLLYHLRPYGINHRDPFPPPLPPDLTSIPQEVIEKYTRNTTPASPSETEEKTQTEKETVREAATDGQDQEPLKASTVIAAADVRPKLV; encoded by the exons ATGGTTGTAAGCCGGAGCTTCATTCTAACCTTAGGGACGGGAATGTTCTGCGGTTTCCTATCCTTCTATCTTCTAAACAGCACAGTAACAGTCCACCCTCGGTATATAGAGGGCATTAG CCCACCACAAAGCATTTacagccacccacacacccatgaAGACCTGGAGAATGCTGCCGGGCCAGAGGGAAATGTGGCCATGCATTCACACTCTGAGCCTCACCATGCAG GAGAGGATCTTGAGGCGGAGCAGCTCAAGGCCAAGGTACGAGTGTTGTGCTGGGTGATGACCAACCCAAAGAATCATGAGAAGAAGGCCAGACACATCAAGGCCACCTGGGCAAGACGCTGCAATAAACTAGTCTTCATTAGCAGTGTGGAAG ATAAAGAGCTGGGAACTGTGGCCGTCAAtgtaggggaagggaggaaccaCCTGTGGGAGAAGACCAAAGCTGCATTCTCTTATGTGTACACCAACCACTACAACGATGCTGACTGGTTCCTCAAGGCTGATGATGATAC GTATGTTATAGTGGAGAACCTGCGCTACATGCTGAGTCCCTACGACGCCAGCCATCCCCTGTGGTTCGGGTGTCGCTTCAAGAAGTACGTGAAGCAAGGATACATGAGTGGAG GTAAGTGCATGCAGAACATCGGAGTGCAGGCTGGGGATTCAAGGGACAGCATGGGACGCGGCCGGTTCTTCCCATTCATTCCTGAACACCACCTTGTGCCAGGCCACATTGGACCCAAGAACTGGTACTGGGATTGGATCTATTACCCCTCCAAAGTT GGTCTGGAATGCTGCTCAGACACGGCCATCTCCTTCCATTATGTGCTACCCAACAAAATGTATGAGCTGGAGTACCTGCTGTACCATCTGCGTCCTTACGGCATCAACCACCGcgaccccttccctcccccactgCCCCCAGACCTCACCAGCATCCCCCAGGAG GTGATAGAGAAGTACACAAGGAACACCACACCAGCCAGTCCAAGTGAGACAGAGGAGAAGACACAGACTGAgaaagagacagtgagagaggcAGCAACAGATGGCCAGGACCAGGAACCATTGAAAGCCTCCACAGTGATAGCAGCAGCAGACGTCAGGCCAAAACTAGTGTAG
- the LOC123509986 gene encoding glycoprotein-N-acetylgalactosamine 3-beta-galactosyltransferase 1-like isoform X1: MVVSRSFILTLGTGMFCGFLSFYLLNSTVTVHPRYIEGISPPQSIYSHPHTHEDLENAAGPEGNVAMHSHSEPHHAGEDLEAEQLKAKVRVLCWVMTNPKNHEKKARHIKATWARRCNKLVFISSVEDKELGTVAVNVGEGRNHLWEKTKAAFSYVYTNHYNDADWFLKADDDTYVIVENLRYMLSPYDASHPLWFGCRFKKYVKQGYMSGGAGYVLSREALRRFVEQGIPNPKKCRQDHAGSEDVEIGKCMQNIGVQAGDSRDSMGRGRFFPFIPEHHLVPGHIGPKNWYWDWIYYPSKVGLECCSDTAISFHYVLPNKMYELEYLLYHLRPYGINHRDPFPPPLPPDLTSIPQEVIEKYTRNTTPASPSETEEKTQTEKETVREAATDGQDQEPLKASTVIAAADVRPKLV, encoded by the exons ATGGTTGTAAGCCGGAGCTTCATTCTAACCTTAGGGACGGGAATGTTCTGCGGTTTCCTATCCTTCTATCTTCTAAACAGCACAGTAACAGTCCACCCTCGGTATATAGAGGGCATTAG CCCACCACAAAGCATTTacagccacccacacacccatgaAGACCTGGAGAATGCTGCCGGGCCAGAGGGAAATGTGGCCATGCATTCACACTCTGAGCCTCACCATGCAG GAGAGGATCTTGAGGCGGAGCAGCTCAAGGCCAAGGTACGAGTGTTGTGCTGGGTGATGACCAACCCAAAGAATCATGAGAAGAAGGCCAGACACATCAAGGCCACCTGGGCAAGACGCTGCAATAAACTAGTCTTCATTAGCAGTGTGGAAG ATAAAGAGCTGGGAACTGTGGCCGTCAAtgtaggggaagggaggaaccaCCTGTGGGAGAAGACCAAAGCTGCATTCTCTTATGTGTACACCAACCACTACAACGATGCTGACTGGTTCCTCAAGGCTGATGATGATAC GTATGTTATAGTGGAGAACCTGCGCTACATGCTGAGTCCCTACGACGCCAGCCATCCCCTGTGGTTCGGGTGTCGCTTCAAGAAGTACGTGAAGCAAGGATACATGAGTGGAG GCGCTGGTTATGTGTTGAGTCGGGAAGCACTCAGAAGGTTTGTGGAGCAAGGAATACCCAACCCCAAGAAGTGCAGGCAAGACCATGCAGGATCTGAGGATGTAGAAATTG GTAAGTGCATGCAGAACATCGGAGTGCAGGCTGGGGATTCAAGGGACAGCATGGGACGCGGCCGGTTCTTCCCATTCATTCCTGAACACCACCTTGTGCCAGGCCACATTGGACCCAAGAACTGGTACTGGGATTGGATCTATTACCCCTCCAAAGTT GGTCTGGAATGCTGCTCAGACACGGCCATCTCCTTCCATTATGTGCTACCCAACAAAATGTATGAGCTGGAGTACCTGCTGTACCATCTGCGTCCTTACGGCATCAACCACCGcgaccccttccctcccccactgCCCCCAGACCTCACCAGCATCCCCCAGGAG GTGATAGAGAAGTACACAAGGAACACCACACCAGCCAGTCCAAGTGAGACAGAGGAGAAGACACAGACTGAgaaagagacagtgagagaggcAGCAACAGATGGCCAGGACCAGGAACCATTGAAAGCCTCCACAGTGATAGCAGCAGCAGACGTCAGGCCAAAACTAGTGTAG
- the LOC123509986 gene encoding glycoprotein-N-acetylgalactosamine 3-beta-galactosyltransferase 1-like isoform X3, whose protein sequence is MHSHSEPHHAGEDLEAEQLKAKVRVLCWVMTNPKNHEKKARHIKATWARRCNKLVFISSVEDKELGTVAVNVGEGRNHLWEKTKAAFSYVYTNHYNDADWFLKADDDTYVIVENLRYMLSPYDASHPLWFGCRFKKYVKQGYMSGGAGYVLSREALRRFVEQGIPNPKKCRQDHAGSEDVEIGKCMQNIGVQAGDSRDSMGRGRFFPFIPEHHLVPGHIGPKNWYWDWIYYPSKVGLECCSDTAISFHYVLPNKMYELEYLLYHLRPYGINHRDPFPPPLPPDLTSIPQEVIEKYTRNTTPASPSETEEKTQTEKETVREAATDGQDQEPLKASTVIAAADVRPKLV, encoded by the exons ATGCATTCACACTCTGAGCCTCACCATGCAG GAGAGGATCTTGAGGCGGAGCAGCTCAAGGCCAAGGTACGAGTGTTGTGCTGGGTGATGACCAACCCAAAGAATCATGAGAAGAAGGCCAGACACATCAAGGCCACCTGGGCAAGACGCTGCAATAAACTAGTCTTCATTAGCAGTGTGGAAG ATAAAGAGCTGGGAACTGTGGCCGTCAAtgtaggggaagggaggaaccaCCTGTGGGAGAAGACCAAAGCTGCATTCTCTTATGTGTACACCAACCACTACAACGATGCTGACTGGTTCCTCAAGGCTGATGATGATAC GTATGTTATAGTGGAGAACCTGCGCTACATGCTGAGTCCCTACGACGCCAGCCATCCCCTGTGGTTCGGGTGTCGCTTCAAGAAGTACGTGAAGCAAGGATACATGAGTGGAG GCGCTGGTTATGTGTTGAGTCGGGAAGCACTCAGAAGGTTTGTGGAGCAAGGAATACCCAACCCCAAGAAGTGCAGGCAAGACCATGCAGGATCTGAGGATGTAGAAATTG GTAAGTGCATGCAGAACATCGGAGTGCAGGCTGGGGATTCAAGGGACAGCATGGGACGCGGCCGGTTCTTCCCATTCATTCCTGAACACCACCTTGTGCCAGGCCACATTGGACCCAAGAACTGGTACTGGGATTGGATCTATTACCCCTCCAAAGTT GGTCTGGAATGCTGCTCAGACACGGCCATCTCCTTCCATTATGTGCTACCCAACAAAATGTATGAGCTGGAGTACCTGCTGTACCATCTGCGTCCTTACGGCATCAACCACCGcgaccccttccctcccccactgCCCCCAGACCTCACCAGCATCCCCCAGGAG GTGATAGAGAAGTACACAAGGAACACCACACCAGCCAGTCCAAGTGAGACAGAGGAGAAGACACAGACTGAgaaagagacagtgagagaggcAGCAACAGATGGCCAGGACCAGGAACCATTGAAAGCCTCCACAGTGATAGCAGCAGCAGACGTCAGGCCAAAACTAGTGTAG